A single genomic interval of Musa acuminata AAA Group cultivar baxijiao chromosome BXJ3-4, Cavendish_Baxijiao_AAA, whole genome shotgun sequence harbors:
- the LOC135635798 gene encoding protein trichome birefringence-like 42, with translation MESHPPPLVRRKWLLCTLACFLGYLLLSYSLEKAFRPSTTIVSFPGFHGPAKLTLSGDAEAPSGNYVDVSPPSEAVMSPRPTTEAEMVSPQSSAAVVENYVDVSPPSEAAMSPPPTAEAELVSPQPSAVVEMATSAESPSIPLLPQQPTSQVIDEEILTAKAAGAARNPEADGGEVGKVVEKKCDIFDGRWVYDRQRYPMYRSHWCPFLSDQVSCQRNGRPDSDYEHWRWQPNGCDLPWFNGKDMLERWRGKRVVIVGDSLNRNMWESLACILYSSVRRNRAYVKWHGSEYKVFRALDYDCSVEFFWSPFLVELKEREDHAKILRVDKLPESANRWLGADVMVFNTGHWWTHRGKMRAWNYFERREQLTEAMEANEAFNRGLRTWARWVDGSVDTAKTTVFFRSVSPEHKRENLHWCYNETHPITHQRYVQLFPRSMVELVERTIRKMRTPVTYLNITRLSEYRRDAHTAVYTSKQGKLLTAGQRQEPARYADCSHWCLPGLPDTWNVLLFASFIGTPTIPS, from the exons ATGGAGTCCCATCCTCCTCCCCTTGTCCGCCGTAAGTGGCTGCTCTGCACCCTGGCCTGCTTCCTTGGCTACCTGCTGCTCTCCTATAGCCTTGAGAAAGCGTTCCGCCCGAGCACAACGATCGTGTCTTTCCCTGGGTTCCATGGCCCTGCTAAGCTTACTCTCAGCGGGGATGCGGAAGCGCCATCAGGGAATTATGTGGACGTGTCGCCTCCTTCCGAAGCTGTCATGTCCCCGCGGCCAACTACTGAAGCGGAGATGGTGTCTCCACAGTCCAGTGCGGCGGTCGTAGAGAATTATGTGGACGTGTCGCCTCCTTCTGAAGCTGCCATGTCCCCGCCGCCAACTGCTGAAGCGGAGCTGGTGTCTCCACAGCCCAGTGCGGTCGTAGAGATGGCTACTTCAGCAGAGTCTCCGAGCATACCGCTGCTACCACAGCAACCCACTTCGCAGGTGATCGACGAAGAGATCCTTACGGCGAAAGCAGCTGGTGCCGCGAGGAATCCGGAAGCTGACGGCGGCGAGGTGGGTAAGGTGGTGGAGAAGAAGTGCGACATTTTCGACGGGCGGTGGGTCTACGACCGGCAGCGGTACCCTATGTACCGTTCCCACTGGTGCCCTTTTCTCAGCGACCAAGTGAGCTGCCAGCGGAACGGCAGGCCGGACTCCGACTACGAGCACTGGCGGTGGCAGCCTAATGGCTGCGACCTTCCATG GTTTAATGGGAAGGACATGCTGGAGAGGTGGCGAGGGAAGCGAGTGGTGATCGTCGGCGACTCCCTGAACAGGAACATGTGGGAGTCGCTGGCCTGCATCCTCTACTCGTCGGTGCGGCGGAACCGCGCCTACGTCAAGTGGCACGGCTCAGAATACAAGGTCTTCCGAGCCCTG GACTATGATTGCTCGGTGGAGTTCTTCTGGAGCCCGTTCCTGGTTGAGCTGAAGGAGAGGGAAGACCACGCCAAGATCCTCAGGGTAGATAAGCTCCCGGAAAGCGCTAACCGATGGCTGGGCGCCGACGTCATGGTGTTCAACACTGGCCACTGGTGGACGCACCGCGGCAAGATGAGGGC GTGGAACTACTTCGAGCGCCGGGAGCAGTTGACGGAGGCGATGGAGGCCAACGAGGCGTTCAACAGGGGGCTCAGGACGTGGGCCCGCTGGGTTGACGGCAGTGTTGACACCGCTAAGACCACCGTCTTCTTCAGGAGCGTCTCACCCGAGCACAAGCG GGAAAACCTACACTGGTGCTACAACGAGACCCATCCCATCACCCACCAGAGGTACGTGCAGTTGTTTCCGAGATCCATGGTGGAGTTGGTGGAGAGAACCATCAGGAAGATGAGGACGCCGGTGACGTATCTAAACATCACGCGGCTGTCGGAATACCGGAGAGATGCGCACACAGCCGTCTACACTTCGAAGCAAGGGAAGCTGCTGACGGCGGGGCAGAGGCAGGAACCGGCAAGATATGCCGACTGCAGCCACTGGTGTCTTCCAGGATTACCTGATACTTGGAACGTGCTGCTGTTTGCTTCCTTCATCGGAACGCCCACCATCCCTTCATGA
- the LOC103980951 gene encoding malate dehydrogenase, mitochondrial gives MRRFVIRSLESAIRRGGASASSCRRFSSDSAPERKVAILGAAGGIGQPLSLLMKLNPLVSSLALYDIAGTPGVAADVSHINTRAEVAGYAGDEQLGKALEDSDVVIIPAGVPRKPGMTRDDLFNINAGIVKSLCTAISKYCPNAVVTMISNPVNSTVPIASEVFKKAGTYDERKLFGVTTLDVVRAKTFYAGKAKVPVAGVNVPVVGGHAGITILPLFSQATPASNDLSDDDIEALTKRTQDGGTEVVEAKAGKGSATLSMAYAGAIFADACLKGLNGVPDIVECSFVQSSITELPFFASKVRLGKNGLEEVLGLGPLSDYEKEGLEKLKPELKASIEKGIKFAQEN, from the exons ATGAGGCGCTTCGTGATCAGATCCCTCGAGTCGGCCATCCGTCGGGGCGGCGCCTCCGCCTCTTCCTGCCGCCGATTCTCCTCCGACTCTGCCCCCGAGCGTAAGGTCGCGATCCTCGGCGCCGCTGGCGGGATCGGCCAGCCCCTCTCCCTCCTTATGAAGCTCAACCCCCTCGTCTCCAGCCTCGCCCTCTACGATATCGCTGGCACGCCAGGCGTCGCCGCCGACGTCAGTCACATCAACACCCGCGCCGAG GTCGCCGGCTATGCTGGCGACGAGCAGCTCGGCAAGGCCCTCGAGGACTCCGATGTGGTGATCATCCCTGCCGGCGTGCCGCGGAAACCCGGTATGACTCGTGATGATCTCTTCAACATCAACGCCGGCATCGTGAAGTCGCTATGCACCGCCATCTCCAAGTACTGCCCTAAC GCTGTTGTTACTATGATAAGCAATCCAGTGAATTCGACTGTGCCAATTGCATCTGAGGTGTTCAAGAAGGCGGGGACATATGATGAGAGGAAGCTTTTCGGTGTCACTACACTCGACGTTGTCAGGGCTAAAACTTTTTATGCTGGGAAAGCAAAGGTTCCGGTAGCTG GTGTTAATGTTCCTGTTGTTGGTGGCCATGCTGGCATAACCATCCTGCCACTGTTTTCTCAG GCAACTCCTGCTAGTAATGATTTGTCTGATGATGATATCGAGGCTCTTACAAAGAGGACACAGGATGGTGGGACGGAGGTTGTGGAGGCAAAAGCTGGGAAAGGCTCAGCAACTTTGTCTATGGC ATATGCAGGGGCCATCTTTGCAGATGCATGCTTGAAAGGTCTTAATGGAGTCCCTGACATTGTGGAGTGTTCATTTGTCCAATCAAGCATCACAGAGCTGCCTTTCTTTGCTTCAAAG GTAAGGCTCGGAAAGAATGGACTGGAGGAAGTACTCGGACTTGGTCCCCTGTCTGATTACGAGAAAGAGGGCTTGGAAAAGCTCAAGCCTGAGCTGAAGGCCTCCATCGAGAAGGGCATTAAGTTTGCACAGGAGAATTAA
- the LOC135582581 gene encoding riboflavin synthase-like: MAASSASARLHLPLARLEPSLLLPPPTSACNCYFSVSYSLSLKPSSSSIFLKPLLFPRSFRSKPLKSRAPRSSAFTCLFTGIVEEMGHVERLGPSGDDDGGIEMRIAASTVLEGVQLGDSIAVNGTCLTVSHFDPGASTFTVGLSPETLRRTALGELGLGSPVNLERSLQPISRMGGHIVQGHVDGTGEIASFVPEGDSLWVKVRATPELLRYVVPKGFIAVDGTSLTVVKVYEEEGCFDFMLVAYTQQKVVIPLKKVGDKVNLEVDILGKYVEKLLRGRFDDHSAAITS, translated from the coding sequence ATGGCGGCGTCGTCTGCCTCCGCCCGCCTCCATCTTCCCCTCGCCAGGCTCgaaccctctcttcttcttcctcccccgaCGAGCGCTTGCAATTGCTACTTCTCCGTCTCCTACTCGCTCTCTCTTAAACCCTCGTCGTCGTCCATCTTTCTCAAACCCCTCCTTTTTCCCCGATCCTTTCGCTCCAAGCCCCTCAAGAGCCGGGCCCCTAGATCTAGCGCCTTCACGTGCCTCTTCACCGGCATCGTGGAGGAGATGGGCCACGTCGAGCGCCTCGGCCCCTCCGGGGACGATGACGGCGGCATCGAGATGCGCATCGCCGCGAGCACCGTCCTCGAAGGCGTCCAGCTCGGTGACAGTATCGCCGTCAACGGCACCTGCCTCACCGTGTCCCACTTCGACCCCGGCGCCTCCACCTTCACCGTCGGCCTCTCGCCCGAGACCCTCCGCCGGACCGCCCTCGGTGAGCTCGGCCTCGGGTCCCCCGTCAACCTCGAGCGCTCCCTGCAGCCGATATCGCGGATGGGCGGCCACATCGTGCAGGGCCACGTCGACGGCACCGGCGAGATCGCGTCCTTCGTGCCCGAGGGGGACTCGCTGTGGGTGAAAGTGCGGGCCACGCCGGAGCTGCTGCGCTACGTCGTGCCCAAGGGGTTCATCGCGGTGGACGGGACGAGCCTGACGGTGGTGAAGGTGTACGAGGAGGAGGGGTGCTTCGACTTCATGTTGGTGGCCTACACACAGCAGAAGGTGGTGATCCCGCTGAAGAAGGTCGGGGATAAGGTGAACTTGGAGGTAGATATACTCGGCAAGTACGTCGAGAAGCTTCTTAGAGGCAGATTCGATGATCATTCCGCTGCTATTACTTCTTGA